Proteins encoded in a region of the Methanofollis tationis genome:
- the mtrD gene encoding tetrahydromethanopterin S-methyltransferase subunit D → MSALGAAKGGGEGINPTASIIGIVIIIAALAITAVMAAPALVAVIGVIIGGALVGFGVHFVPVGGAPAAMGQSPGIATGVAMLAAGAGLAGLFGGAWAAANPAFGIAVVIAAGAIGGGLMMAITCLMVNIVYIFGMGIPAASGKVAKDPITGDSQAEYKSQGTEGHGLPFISYVGGVIGGLLGGAGGTLIYYELLQVYSAMLPAMFNASAEEVLPIAVSLAGIFAVGMFLVNAVLAAYNITGTIEGPHDPKFKRFPRAIIGCAVASAVCGLFAVLIVVV, encoded by the coding sequence ATGAGCGCACTTGGTGCAGCAAAAGGCGGCGGCGAAGGCATCAACCCGACCGCGTCCATCATCGGCATTGTCATCATCATCGCAGCCCTCGCGATCACCGCAGTCATGGCGGCGCCTGCCCTTGTGGCAGTCATCGGCGTGATCATCGGCGGCGCTCTCGTCGGCTTCGGTGTCCACTTCGTCCCGGTCGGCGGCGCACCTGCCGCTATGGGCCAGTCCCCCGGTATCGCTACCGGTGTGGCCATGCTCGCGGCCGGTGCAGGCCTTGCCGGCCTCTTCGGCGGCGCATGGGCTGCAGCAAACCCCGCATTCGGGATTGCTGTCGTCATCGCCGCAGGCGCTATCGGCGGCGGCCTCATGATGGCGATCACCTGTCTGATGGTCAACATCGTCTACATCTTTGGCATGGGTATTCCGGCCGCATCAGGAAAGGTCGCGAAGGACCCGATCACCGGCGACTCCCAGGCGGAGTACAAGTCACAGGGCACTGAAGGTCACGGCCTGCCGTTCATCTCTTATGTCGGCGGTGTGATCGGCGGTCTGCTCGGCGGCGCCGGCGGTACGCTCATCTACTATGAGCTCCTGCAGGTCTACTCGGCCATGCTTCCCGCAATGTTCAACGCAAGCGCAGAAGAGGTCCTGCCGATCGCAGTCTCACTCGCAGGCATCTTCGCTGTCGGCATGTTCCTGGTGAACGCCGTGCTTGCCGCGTACAACATTACGGGCACGATTGAAGGGCCCCACGACCCGAAGTTCAAGCGCTTCCCGCGTGCAATCATCGGGTGTGCCGTCGCTTCGGCAGTCTGCGGCCTGTTTGCAGTTCTGATTGTGGTGGTGTAA
- the mtrC gene encoding tetrahydromethanopterin S-methyltransferase subunit MtrC, whose protein sequence is MTVQITASTGGIPHDKLMAVGLVGSVICLYLTYLNSATGTEVFSFFGGLAAVFALVWGTSTIKHLCSYGIGTGVPSAGMIAFGSGVIAMLLATRFDAMYLTPIMAVVFGAIVGGVCGFLANGVMRMNIPVMVRSLTEMAIIGAIVILGLTAVMAGGFGFDALSVKTVSILGILSTTSFGASLLGGCLIAVSFMLGGIALQHPFNACLGPGEKQDRTLTLAAECGFLSMIVVAVISFAFVSAFAAIISLVVAIAGWYYTFVKYIEYSKRDAYAWLDAKPILEPKGED, encoded by the coding sequence ATGACAGTACAAATTACCGCTTCAACCGGCGGCATACCCCACGACAAGCTGATGGCAGTCGGCCTTGTTGGCTCGGTCATCTGCCTGTACCTGACCTATCTCAACAGCGCCACCGGAACCGAGGTCTTCTCGTTCTTCGGCGGACTTGCTGCTGTTTTCGCTCTGGTATGGGGCACGAGCACCATCAAGCACCTCTGCAGCTACGGTATCGGTACCGGCGTGCCGTCCGCAGGCATGATCGCCTTCGGTTCCGGTGTGATTGCCATGCTGCTTGCAACCCGCTTTGACGCCATGTACCTCACTCCGATCATGGCCGTCGTCTTCGGCGCCATCGTCGGCGGTGTCTGCGGTTTCCTGGCAAACGGTGTCATGCGCATGAACATCCCGGTCATGGTCCGCTCGCTCACCGAGATGGCCATCATCGGTGCGATCGTCATCCTCGGCCTTACGGCCGTCATGGCAGGCGGCTTCGGTTTCGACGCCCTCTCCGTGAAGACCGTCTCGATCCTGGGCATCCTTTCGACCACGTCCTTCGGGGCTTCGCTGCTCGGCGGCTGCCTGATCGCGGTCTCTTTCATGCTTGGCGGTATTGCTCTCCAGCACCCGTTCAACGCCTGCCTCGGCCCCGGCGAGAAGCAGGACCGGACGCTCACGCTCGCTGCAGAGTGCGGCTTCCTCTCGATGATCGTTGTCGCTGTCATCTCATTCGCCTTCGTCAGCGCATTCGCAGCGATCATCTCGCTTGTTGTCGCCATTGCAGGCTGGTACTACACCTTTGTCAAGTACATCGAATACAGCAAGCGCGATGCGTACGCATGGCTCGACGCTAAGCCGATTCTCGAACCCAAGGGTGAGGACTGA
- the mtrB gene encoding tetrahydromethanopterin S-methyltransferase subunit MtrB: MGYVLVLPEFGLVVDPMVGVVTTAGVSYQPVIDKVTELEKYTDDLVGMLSGEGAFAASFPGREKSLVIAGGVTALWYGMAVGLLIAGIIVFALI; this comes from the coding sequence ATGGGATACGTACTCGTACTGCCCGAATTCGGGCTTGTAGTAGACCCGATGGTCGGCGTCGTCACCACGGCAGGTGTTTCGTACCAGCCGGTGATCGACAAGGTCACCGAACTTGAGAAGTACACCGACGACCTCGTCGGCATGCTCTCCGGTGAAGGTGCCTTCGCTGCCTCATTCCCTGGCAGAGAGAAGTCACTGGTCATCGCCGGTGGCGTCACCGCCCTCTGGTATGGTATGGCTGTAGGACTGCTCATTGCGGGGATCATCGTCTTCGCACTGATCTGA
- the mtrA gene encoding tetrahydromethanopterin S-methyltransferase subunit A: MADKTSPASGWPIAKGDFHSGDAKSCVAVVTMGSHLDEQAICDAGAALCGSCKTENLGLEKVIANIISNPNIRFVLTCGTEVKGHLSGQTFQALHANGVEGGKVVGSKGAIPFIENLDDAAIKRFQAQTELVDIMETEDLGAIKAKIAELTGKDPGAFGEAPMIVEVKEAEGGAEEVGGEIVEMNGDLALIHARFKIIEKMVTDIGYRDRLAAGVYSGKIEGLMIGLIVSFAILGFLLLG; the protein is encoded by the coding sequence ATGGCAGACAAGACATCACCGGCAAGTGGATGGCCCATTGCAAAGGGCGACTTCCACTCAGGCGACGCCAAATCATGTGTCGCCGTCGTCACCATGGGGTCCCACCTCGATGAGCAGGCGATCTGCGATGCAGGCGCCGCACTCTGCGGCTCGTGCAAGACAGAGAACCTCGGCCTCGAGAAGGTCATCGCAAACATCATCTCGAACCCGAACATCAGGTTCGTCCTGACCTGCGGTACCGAGGTCAAGGGGCACCTTTCCGGACAGACGTTCCAGGCGCTCCACGCCAACGGCGTCGAGGGCGGCAAGGTCGTCGGCTCAAAGGGTGCGATCCCCTTCATCGAGAACCTCGATGATGCAGCGATCAAGCGCTTCCAGGCCCAGACCGAACTCGTCGACATCATGGAGACCGAGGACCTCGGTGCAATCAAGGCGAAGATCGCCGAACTCACCGGGAAAGACCCCGGAGCGTTCGGAGAAGCGCCCATGATCGTCGAGGTCAAGGAGGCTGAGGGCGGCGCCGAAGAAGTAGGCGGCGAAATCGTCGAGATGAACGGCGACCTGGCGCTTATCCACGCCCGGTTCAAGATCATTGAGAAGATGGTGACTGACATCGGATACCGCGACAGACTGGCCGCGGGCGTCTACAGTGGAAAGATCGAGGGCCTGATGATCGGCCTGATCGTGTCATTTGCCATACTCGGTTTCCTCTTGCTGGGGTGA
- a CDS encoding tetrahydromethanopterin S-methyltransferase subunit F, translating to MAEEEKKTSGAIRMAAIDTIMSDIKFKSQIIARTNKLDSGIMDSGIPGFAAGMLIVMVLVVVPVFLI from the coding sequence ATGGCAGAAGAAGAGAAGAAGACATCTGGCGCAATCAGGATGGCTGCGATCGACACGATCATGTCAGACATCAAGTTTAAGTCCCAGATCATTGCCAGGACGAACAAACTCGATTCAGGCATTATGGACTCAGGTATTCCAGGCTTTGCGGCAGGCATGCTCATCGTCATGGTCCTTGTCGTGGTGCCGGTATTCCTGATCTGA
- the mtrA gene encoding tetrahydromethanopterin S-methyltransferase subunit A translates to MADKTSPASGWPIAKGDFHSGDANSCVAVVTMGSHLDEQAICDAGAALCGSCKTENLGLEKVIANIISNPNIRFVLTCGTEVKGHLSGQTFQALHANGVEGGKVVGSKGAIPFIENLDDAAIKRFQAQTELVDIMETEDLGAIKAKIAELTGKDPGAFGEGPMVVEVKEAEGGAAGTAVAGANPQFLEIEKRLDEVETRIEFVNAEVTQRIGRKIGRDIGILYGLVAGLFVFMMLIFLLPKLM, encoded by the coding sequence ATGGCAGACAAGACATCACCGGCAAGTGGATGGCCCATTGCAAAGGGCGACTTCCACTCAGGCGACGCCAACTCGTGTGTCGCCGTCGTCACCATGGGGTCCCACCTCGATGAGCAGGCGATCTGCGATGCAGGCGCCGCACTCTGCGGCTCGTGCAAGACAGAGAACCTCGGCCTCGAGAAGGTCATCGCAAACATCATCTCGAACCCGAACATCAGGTTCGTCCTGACCTGCGGTACCGAGGTCAAGGGGCACCTTTCCGGACAGACGTTCCAGGCGCTCCACGCCAACGGCGTCGAGGGCGGCAAGGTCGTCGGCTCAAAGGGTGCGATCCCCTTCATCGAGAACCTCGATGATGCAGCGATCAAGCGCTTCCAGGCCCAGACCGAACTCGTCGACATCATGGAGACCGAGGACCTCGGTGCAATCAAGGCGAAGATCGCCGAACTCACCGGGAAAGACCCCGGAGCGTTCGGAGAAGGCCCCATGGTCGTCGAGGTCAAGGAAGCCGAGGGCGGCGCTGCCGGAACGGCAGTTGCCGGCGCAAACCCGCAGTTCCTTGAGATCGAGAAGAGGCTCGACGAGGTTGAGACAAGGATTGAGTTCGTGAACGCCGAGGTGACCCAGCGCATCGGTCGGAAGATCGGCAGGGACATCGGCATACTCTACGGATTGGTAGCAGGACTGTTCGTCTTTATGATGCTCATATTCCTGCTCCCGAAATTGATGTAA
- the mtrH gene encoding tetrahydromethanopterin S-methyltransferase subunit H yields MFKFEKEQAVFDFNGIKLGGQPGEYPRVLGASIFYNKHETVLDDHTGKIDKAKAEALWNRCQELYDQTGNPYFIQIISEYGEAFESYFDWFCSIDDKTPFLMDSSAAPALAHACEYVTEVGIADRAIYNSINGSITPESIEALKKSDVNSAIVLAFNPGDPSVAGREKVLTEGGVAGQAKSMIGIAEECGITRPILDTAATPLGLGSGGSFREILACKAIHGLPTGGAYHNMTVSWTWLKRWRKNVLASQYEGKDVLLEQMAHHHFGGMEGIRQTAWAAPDIGCNIMAMTLGADLIMFGPIENCEGIATAAAFSDIVLAEARRELGGDLGEGVTKHPLLSLV; encoded by the coding sequence ATGTTCAAGTTTGAGAAAGAACAGGCCGTATTCGACTTCAACGGCATTAAACTCGGTGGCCAGCCTGGAGAGTACCCCCGGGTTCTCGGCGCATCCATCTTCTACAACAAGCACGAGACCGTGCTCGACGACCACACGGGCAAGATCGACAAGGCAAAGGCAGAAGCGCTCTGGAACCGCTGTCAGGAACTCTACGACCAGACAGGCAACCCGTACTTCATCCAGATCATTTCGGAGTACGGCGAGGCCTTTGAGAGCTACTTCGACTGGTTCTGTTCGATCGACGACAAGACGCCCTTCCTGATGGACTCCTCGGCGGCACCGGCACTCGCCCACGCCTGCGAGTACGTCACCGAGGTCGGCATCGCCGACCGTGCGATCTACAACTCGATCAACGGCTCCATCACGCCGGAGAGCATCGAGGCCCTGAAAAAGTCCGACGTCAACTCGGCGATCGTCCTCGCCTTCAACCCCGGCGACCCCTCGGTCGCGGGCCGTGAAAAGGTGCTCACCGAGGGCGGTGTCGCAGGCCAGGCAAAGTCCATGATCGGCATTGCCGAAGAGTGCGGCATCACCCGTCCGATCCTGGACACTGCGGCGACCCCGCTCGGCCTCGGCTCAGGCGGCTCGTTCCGTGAGATCCTCGCCTGCAAGGCGATCCACGGCCTGCCGACCGGCGGCGCATACCACAACATGACCGTCTCCTGGACCTGGCTGAAGCGCTGGAGGAAGAACGTCCTCGCCTCCCAGTACGAGGGCAAGGATGTCCTCCTCGAACAGATGGCTCACCACCACTTCGGCGGCATGGAGGGTATCAGGCAGACAGCATGGGCGGCCCCTGATATCGGCTGCAACATCATGGCCATGACCCTGGGCGCCGACCTGATCATGTTCGGTCCGATCGAGAACTGCGAGGGCATCGCCACGGCGGCCGCGTTCTCCGACATCGTCCTCGCCGAGGCGCGCCGCGAACTCGGTGGAGACCTTGGAGAAGGTGTCACCAAGCACCCCCTCCTGTCACTCGTCTAA
- a CDS encoding sugar phosphate isomerase/epimerase family protein, producing the protein MREIGVSTYCLMHRPLCDALETLSQETGLIEVLSDSLHSIFLYAEVCASFDLRYTVHAPTTDLNIALEHERMRRASIQVIEDLVGVCDLIGASVLVVHPGVCMDSHLMAASDLALRRSLEDLSRLQEACAVTIAVENMGSWPCCHFRDTSLLPVLKDLGLGFVLDVGHAHLNGNLEAFLRAGTPVHLHLHDNRGVQDEHAACGTGTIDFSAVLDSLSPRTTAVIEVQDLGAVRPSLAYLNGV; encoded by the coding sequence ATGAGAGAGATTGGCGTCTCCACCTATTGCCTGATGCACCGCCCACTCTGCGATGCGCTGGAAACACTCTCGCAGGAGACCGGGCTTATCGAGGTCCTCTCCGACTCCCTGCACTCAATCTTTCTGTATGCAGAGGTCTGTGCCTCCTTTGATCTCCGCTACACCGTCCATGCCCCGACCACTGACCTCAACATCGCTCTCGAACACGAGCGGATGCGGAGGGCGTCGATCCAGGTGATCGAAGACCTTGTTGGCGTGTGCGACCTTATCGGGGCCTCGGTGCTCGTGGTCCACCCTGGCGTCTGCATGGACTCCCACCTGATGGCGGCGTCGGATCTGGCGCTCCGCCGGTCTCTGGAAGACCTTTCCCGCCTCCAGGAGGCGTGCGCCGTCACCATCGCCGTCGAAAATATGGGCTCGTGGCCCTGCTGCCATTTCAGGGACACCTCGCTCCTGCCGGTGCTCAAGGACCTCGGCCTCGGCTTTGTCCTGGACGTCGGCCATGCCCATCTCAACGGAAATCTCGAGGCATTTCTCCGTGCAGGAACGCCCGTCCACCTCCATCTCCACGACAACCGCGGCGTGCAGGACGAGCACGCTGCCTGCGGCACCGGCACCATCGATTTTTCAGCGGTTCTGGATTCTTTATCGCCCCGCACCACGGCGGTGATCGAGGTGCAGGATCTCGGTGCGGTCCGTCCGAGTCTGGCATACCTGAACGGCGTGTGA
- a CDS encoding ABC transporter ATP-binding protein → MTGIMVRTEDLDVSYGDTRVLQAVSLAVAGGSFIGILGPNGCGKTTLLRALSRIIDPAAGTVMVDGRDIGTYSIRGLATIMGAVPQETAVTFDFTVEEIVQMGRHPYLGRLSSMGEEDYAICRHAMEITNTAYLAGRLITEISGGERQRVLIARALAQRPRVLLLDEPTSHLDISHQIEILSIIRGLVPEVTVIGVFHDINLAAYFCDTIILMERARIAAVGTPAAVITDKNIREIFGVEMIVRTHPITGRPYAVPRYEPGPVAGHPLRVHVVCGGGTGAETLYALRSAGHEVTAGVLSANDSDCTAAEGLGIRVIREPPFAPISSRSLEEYAAVLQASDAVVVTGMPVGPGNIDNLRTLGDHAGLLVFLLSPGGTDPADHDYTGGEATAILDALLKNGAVRVGSVSELLDRLAARRADRP, encoded by the coding sequence ATGACAGGCATAATGGTCAGAACAGAGGATCTGGACGTCTCCTATGGCGACACCCGCGTGCTCCAGGCGGTCTCGCTTGCGGTGGCCGGGGGCTCGTTCATCGGCATTCTCGGCCCGAACGGATGCGGAAAGACCACCCTGCTGCGTGCGCTCTCCCGGATCATCGACCCTGCGGCCGGGACGGTGATGGTCGACGGCAGAGATATTGGCACGTATTCGATCAGGGGCCTTGCCACCATCATGGGCGCCGTCCCGCAGGAGACCGCCGTCACCTTCGACTTCACCGTCGAGGAGATCGTGCAGATGGGCCGCCACCCCTACCTCGGCCGCCTCTCCTCGATGGGCGAGGAGGACTACGCCATCTGCCGGCACGCGATGGAGATCACCAACACCGCATACCTTGCCGGCCGCCTGATCACCGAGATCAGCGGCGGCGAGCGACAGCGGGTGCTGATCGCCCGCGCCCTTGCCCAGAGGCCGCGGGTGCTCCTCCTCGACGAACCGACCTCGCACCTGGACATCAGCCACCAGATCGAGATCCTCTCGATCATCAGGGGGCTCGTCCCGGAAGTAACGGTGATCGGCGTCTTCCACGACATCAACCTCGCCGCCTACTTCTGCGACACGATCATCCTGATGGAGCGGGCGCGTATCGCCGCCGTCGGGACGCCTGCGGCGGTGATCACCGACAAAAACATCAGGGAGATCTTCGGTGTGGAGATGATCGTCCGCACCCACCCCATCACCGGGCGCCCCTATGCGGTGCCGCGCTATGAGCCGGGCCCGGTTGCCGGCCACCCCCTCAGGGTGCACGTGGTCTGCGGCGGTGGCACCGGGGCGGAGACCCTCTACGCCCTGCGCTCTGCCGGTCACGAGGTGACGGCCGGTGTGCTCTCGGCGAACGATTCCGACTGCACCGCCGCGGAGGGCCTCGGGATCAGGGTGATCCGGGAACCCCCCTTCGCCCCGATCTCCTCCCGCTCCCTGGAGGAGTATGCGGCCGTCCTTCAAGCGTCTGATGCGGTCGTCGTGACCGGGATGCCGGTCGGCCCCGGCAATATCGACAACCTGCGGACGCTCGGGGACCATGCCGGCCTCCTGGTATTCCTGCTCTCTCCCGGTGGAACCGATCCGGCTGACCACGACTACACCGGCGGCGAGGCGACGGCCATTCTTGATGCGCTGCTGAAAAACGGTGCGGTGCGGGTCGGAAGCGTTTCTGAACTTCTGGACCGTCTGGCTGCGCGCAGGGCCGATCGTCCATGA
- a CDS encoding FecCD family ABC transporter permease: protein MQRKNWTMLIFLFCFLLLSIVLSTAIGASGLSLLDLDPDTVQMLIFDVRLPRVLAALLVGAGLAVAGAAMQGLFKNAMADPYIIGTSSGGALGASLSIVFFMGFGLPVFAFVGATASTVLVYLISRRKGRVTVETLLLSGIAVSMFLSAVLSFIMYMSGKSLHQIMFWLMGGFWNISWSDVWIGLLLLPACLVLFLCARDLNVISIGEEDAVHLGVDVEKLKFALLLLSSFITGIAVSVAGSIGFIGLIVPHLMRILVGPDHRILIPSAMMAGAALLVWADTLVRILPTEIPVGIVTSFFGAPFFIYLLRSRTRT, encoded by the coding sequence ATGCAAAGAAAGAACTGGACGATGCTGATTTTCCTCTTCTGTTTCCTTCTCTTGAGCATCGTCCTCTCCACCGCCATCGGGGCGAGCGGTCTTTCCCTCCTGGACCTCGACCCGGACACGGTCCAGATGCTCATCTTCGACGTCCGCCTTCCGCGGGTGCTCGCCGCCCTGCTGGTGGGGGCCGGCCTTGCCGTCGCCGGCGCGGCGATGCAGGGGCTCTTCAAGAACGCCATGGCCGACCCCTACATCATCGGCACCTCCTCGGGCGGGGCGCTCGGCGCCTCCCTCTCGATCGTCTTCTTCATGGGTTTCGGCCTCCCGGTCTTCGCCTTCGTCGGCGCCACCGCCTCCACCGTGCTTGTCTACCTCATCTCACGGCGCAAGGGGCGGGTGACGGTCGAGACCCTCCTTCTCTCGGGCATCGCCGTCTCGATGTTTCTCTCGGCCGTCCTCTCCTTCATCATGTACATGTCCGGAAAAAGCCTCCACCAGATCATGTTCTGGCTGATGGGCGGGTTCTGGAACATCTCGTGGAGCGACGTCTGGATCGGCCTCCTCCTCCTGCCCGCCTGTCTGGTCCTCTTTCTCTGTGCGCGCGACCTCAACGTGATCTCCATCGGCGAGGAGGACGCCGTCCACCTGGGTGTTGACGTGGAGAAACTGAAGTTTGCCCTTCTCCTGCTCTCCTCCTTCATCACCGGCATCGCCGTCTCGGTGGCCGGTTCGATCGGCTTTATCGGGCTGATCGTCCCCCACCTGATGCGCATCCTCGTCGGACCCGATCACCGCATCCTCATCCCCTCGGCGATGATGGCGGGCGCCGCCCTCCTGGTGTGGGCCGACACCCTGGTCCGCATCCTCCCGACCGAGATCCCGGTGGGCATCGTCACGTCGTTCTTCGGCGCACCGTTTTTCATCTACCTTCTCAGGAGCAGGACGCGCACATGA
- a CDS encoding IS256 family transposase: protein MDPLALIEDYLSDNENGMKTLITWFLNQVMLLEALHQAGAEQYERTDARKAHRNGYKKRSLKTRYGETILQKPQFREFPFETQVFGRYSRVEKALENAIFESYLQGVSTRRIQEIVAHFGIEQLSPASVSRIAKDLDEQVHAFLQRPIEQEIPYLFVDASYYKVREGPRYITKALLVIAGVRMDGYREILGARITDCENEMFWSGLFEDLKERGLVGVKMVVSDGHAGIQKAAEATFLGASWQMCSVHCTRAVLKNIPRKHQKEVAESLKEAYGDEERLQELADDLNERGYRKAANTIERFIPGLMSYTAFPKEHAKRIRTTNMMERVNKELKRRTKVVGAFPNEESLLRLAGSILMDINEEWVTGRRYLTMEGE from the coding sequence ATGGATCCCTTAGCGTTAATCGAAGATTATCTTTCCGATAATGAGAATGGCATGAAGACCCTCATCACCTGGTTCCTCAACCAGGTGATGCTGCTCGAAGCCCTCCACCAGGCGGGAGCCGAGCAGTATGAACGAACCGATGCGCGGAAGGCTCACCGAAACGGCTACAAGAAGCGATCTCTGAAAACCCGATATGGAGAAACGATCCTCCAGAAACCGCAGTTCCGAGAATTTCCCTTCGAAACACAGGTATTTGGACGCTATTCCCGGGTTGAGAAGGCTCTTGAGAATGCTATCTTTGAATCCTACCTTCAGGGAGTCTCAACCCGCCGGATCCAGGAGATTGTTGCTCATTTTGGCATCGAACAACTCTCTCCTGCTTCAGTATCCAGGATAGCAAAGGACCTCGATGAACAGGTCCATGCATTCCTTCAGAGGCCTATTGAACAGGAGATTCCCTATCTCTTTGTGGATGCTTCGTACTACAAAGTCAGAGAGGGACCACGGTACATCACCAAAGCTCTTCTGGTGATCGCCGGTGTTCGAATGGATGGCTACCGCGAAATCCTGGGAGCCAGAATCACTGATTGCGAGAATGAGATGTTCTGGTCGGGATTGTTCGAAGACCTCAAAGAACGAGGATTGGTGGGTGTCAAGATGGTTGTCTCAGATGGTCATGCCGGGATCCAGAAGGCGGCGGAAGCCACCTTCCTCGGCGCATCGTGGCAGATGTGCTCGGTCCATTGCACCCGGGCGGTTTTAAAGAATATTCCACGGAAACATCAGAAAGAAGTTGCTGAGTCCTTGAAGGAGGCATATGGGGACGAGGAGAGACTGCAGGAGCTTGCAGACGATCTGAACGAACGAGGATATCGGAAAGCGGCCAATACGATCGAGAGATTCATCCCGGGACTTATGAGTTACACGGCGTTCCCGAAAGAGCACGCAAAGCGGATCCGAACGACGAACATGATGGAAAGAGTCAACAAGGAACTGAAACGGAGAACCAAAGTTGTAGGGGCCTTTCCCAATGAAGAGTCACTCCTCAGGCTGGCAGGATCCATCCTGATGGACATCAATGAGGAGTGGGTGACCGGCAGAAGATATTTGACGATGGAGGGGGAATGA